The Natranaerobius trueperi nucleotide sequence CTTCACTCACCATGATATACAAGAGCCAAATGCTTTTTTTGAGTTAAAAAGAGGAATTGAAGAATTAGGTCTTTTAGGACATAAAATTTTAGCCCCATATATGGAAAAACCATTTGACGATCCAGATCTTGAACCTATCTGGAAGTATTTAAATGAAAGAAAGTTACCTGTATTGATCCATTTCGGAATAGTGGTCCGGGTGGACTAGCCTCTTATAAGTTCATCAACCCACTTTCTAGTTTTGAAATAGCTAGATCATATCCTAATATGCCAATAATAATACCTCATTTTGGTGCCGGATACTTACAAGAAGTACTTCACTTAGCATGGAGTCTTCCCAATATATATGTAGATTCATCCGGTTCTAATCAATGGTTAGACTGGATGGCCTATGATTTAGAATTGAAGGATATTTTTAATAAATCATTAAAAACACTTGGTCCTGAAAGAATGATTTTCGGCACAGATTCTAGTTGGTTTCCACGTGGGTTTAGCTACCATATTTAAAAGTTTAGTGGGAAATACTTGAAGAATTGGGTGCTAGTAAGAAAGAACAAGAACTTTTCTTTTCTAAAAATACAAAAAGGATTATAGACAATAGTCAAAATTTAATAAAAAAGCACAGCTAATAGTGTTATGCTCCCCTTTTAGACAGTATAAAAAACTGAACTGTTTATCTAAAAAGAGGAGCTTTTTTATGTTAAAAGTTCACTACAAGAAATAAAAAATGGCACCAACCATAGAATGATTGGTACCATATATTTTCGATTGACTTCTTGAAAATGGTCAGTTATATTAGCTGTGTTTCTTATTTTTATTGCATCCACAATCTTCTTTATGTGAATTATCTTTTGGTGGAGGGCCACCCATCTGATTGATAACTTGCTGTCTAACTGCTTTCAGGTATTCTTTTCTTAATTTAGTTTGTTCTTCTTGTTCCTCTTTTGTGAGTCCTTTTTCTTTTTTCTTATTAGCTAATGTATTTATTCTCTCAACAAGTTCTTTAGAAATCAATTATTTCACCTCCTTAGGTAATAAAACCTGCCCTTTAATACCCCATTCATGTG carries:
- a CDS encoding amidohydrolase family protein — translated: MARSYPNMPIIIPHFGAGYLQEVLHLAWSLPNIYVDSSGSNQWLDWMAYDLELKDIFNKSLKTLGPERMIFGTDSSWFPRGFSYHI
- a CDS encoding DUF896 domain-containing protein → MISKELVERINTLANKKKEKGLTKEEQEEQTKLRKEYLKAVRQQVINQMGGPPPKDNSHKEDCGCNKNKKHS